From one Branchiostoma floridae strain S238N-H82 chromosome 3, Bfl_VNyyK, whole genome shotgun sequence genomic stretch:
- the LOC118411637 gene encoding arylsulfatase J-like translates to MNQIIKLLQNVLLMSLLFLTTSGLHQPGGNDATKPHIVFIVADDLGXNDVGWHNPDVKTPVLDQLAHEGVILNQSYVNYVCTPSRTAFMTGYFPYHVGSQHLVFRPDQPSAIPSNFTFLPEKLKALGYATHMVGKSWHRRCESAGHHSVRQILPTY, encoded by the exons ATGAACCAGATCATCAAGCTGCTACAAAACGTTTTGTTGATGTCGCTGTTGTTCCTGACGACCTCAGGTCTCCACCAACCAGGAGGTAACGACGCCACCAAACCGCACATCGTGTTCATTGTGGCAGATGACCTCGG NNGGAATGATGTCGGCTGGCACAACCCTGATGTCAAAACTCCTGTTCTGGACCAGCTGGCTCATGAGGGCGTCATCCTAAACCAGTCTTACGTCAACTATGTCTGCACGCC GTCTCGGACAGCATTTATGACTGGCTACTTCCCTTACCACGTTGGATCACAG CACCTTGTATTCCGGCCAGACCAGCCCTCAGCCATCCCGTCTAACTTCACCTTCCTGCCCGAGAAGCTGAAGGCGTTAGGGTACGCCACTCACATGGTCGGCAA ATCCTGGCATAGACGGTGTGAGTCAGCTGGACACCATTCTGTCCGGCAAATCCTCCCCACGTACTGA